From one Calypte anna isolate BGI_N300 chromosome 11, bCalAnn1_v1.p, whole genome shotgun sequence genomic stretch:
- the MTSS2 gene encoding LOW QUALITY PROTEIN: protein MTSS 2 (The sequence of the model RefSeq protein was modified relative to this genomic sequence to represent the inferred CDS: inserted 1 base in 1 codon; deleted 1 base in 1 codon) has protein sequence METAEKECGALGGLFQAIINDMKSSYPIWEDFNSKATKLHSQLRTTVLAAVAFLDAFQKVADMATNTRGATRDIGSALTRMCMRHRSIEAKLRQFTNALMESLINPLQDRIEDWKKTANQLDKDHAKEYKRARHEIKKKSSDTLKLQKKARKELLGKGDLQPQLDNALQDVNDMYLLLEETEKQAVRKALIEERGRFCTFITFLQPVVNGELTMLGEITHLQGIIEDLVVLTAEPHKLPPASEQVIKDLKGSDYSWSYQTPPSSPSTSSSRKSSMCSSVSSAKGGVAWPGGAQTCSPSSTYRYRSLAQPPPCHHHTITTTRLSSVSSHDSGFISQDAAYSKPPSPMPSDITSQKSSSSASSEASETCQSVSECSSPTSDWSKASPYDQPVVPTLQRRKDRVEHLREAELGSSATTYPAMGAEELPRPRMSPATIAAKHGEEVSPAASDLAMVLTRGLSLEHQKSSRDSLQYSSGYSTQTTTPSCSEDTIPSQGSDYDCYSVNGDVECDPQSDFDKSSTIPRNSNIAQNYRRMIQTKRPASTAGLPSGTNLPAGTTPGVATIRRTPSTKPSVRRTLSNAGPIPIRPPIVPVKTPTVPDSPGYAGPARVGSEECVFYADDASLNPLDFAKASPKRLSLPNTAWGGGAAEISVYPGASQHLSAEEEEDQQLAANRHSLVEKIGELVAGAHAXGEGQFPFPTALAEETPAPPPAASMDPPAEDMLVAIRRGVRLRRTVTNDRSAPRIS, from the exons ATGGAGACGGCGGAGAAGGAGTGCGGGGCCCTCGGCGGCCTCTTCCAAGCCATCATCAACGACATGAAG AGCTCCTACCCCATCTGGGAGGACTTCAACTCCAAGGCCACCAAGCTGCACTCCCAGCTCAG GACCACGGTGCTGGCCGCAGTCGCCTTCCTGGATGCCTTCCAGAAAGTGGCCGACATGGCCACCAACACCCGAG gtgCCACAAGGGACATTGGGTCGGCGCTGACCCGCATGTGCATGCGGCACCGCAGCATCGAGGCCAAGCTCCGGCAGTTCACCAA TGCCCTCATGGAGAGCCTGATAAACCCTTTGCAGGACAGGATTGAGGACTGGAAGAAAACTGCCAACCAGCTGGACAAGGACCACGcaaaag aGTACAAGCGAGCCCGCCATGAGATCAAGAAAAAATCCTCTGACACCCTCAAGCTCCAGAAAAAAGCTCGGAAAG AGCTACTTG GGAAGGGGgacctgcagccccagctggaCAATGCTCTGCAGGATGTCAATGACATGtacctgctgctggaggagacgGAGAAGCAGGCGGTCCGCAAAGCCCTGATCGAGGAGCGAGGTCGCTTCTGCACCTTCATCACCTTCCTGCAGCCCGTGGTg aACGGGGAGCTCACCATGCTGGGAGAGATCACCCACCTGCAGGGCATCATCGAGGACCTGGTGGTGCTCACGGCTGAGCCCCACAAGCTGCCCCCGGCCAGCGAGCAG GTGATCAAGGACCTGAAGGGCTCTGACTACAGCTGGTCCTACCAGACCCCCCCATCCtcacccagcacctccagctctcGCAAGTCCAGCATGTGCAG cAGTGTTAGCAGTGCCAAGGGTGGCGTGGCGTGGCCCGGCGGGGCACAGACCTGCTCACCCAGTTCCACCTATCGGTACCgcagcctggcacagccccccccctgccaccaccac accatcaccaccacccgCCTCTCCAGCGTCTCCTCACACGACTCTGGCTTCATCTCCCAGGATGCTGCCTACTCCAAACCTCCTTCCCCCATGCCCTCTGACATCACCAGCCAG AAATcctccagctcagcatcctCGGAGGCCTCCGAAACCTGCCAGTCGGTCAGCGAGTGCAGCTCCCCCACCTCG GACTGGTCCAAGGCCAGCCCCTATGACCAGCCAGTGGTCCCCACCCTGCAGCGACGCAAGGACCGCGTGGAGCACCTACGGGaagctgagctgggctcctCTGCCACCACCTACCCAGCCATGGGTGCTGAGGAGCTTCCCAGGCCCCGCATGTCACCGGCCACCATCGCCGCCAAG CACGGGGAGGAGGTGTCCCCAGCCGCGAGTGACCTGGCCATGGTCTTGACCCGGGGCTTGAGCCTGGAACACCAGAAGAGCAGCCGGGACTCGCTGCAGTACTCCAGTGGCTACAGCACGCAGACCACCACCCCCTCCTGCTCCGAGGACACCATCCCTTCCCAAG gctccGACTACGACTGCTACTCGGTGAACGGCGACGTGGAGTGCGACCCCCAGAGCGACTTCGACAAGTCCTCCACCATCCCCCGCAACAGCAACATCGCCCAGAACTACCGCCGGATGATCCAGACCAAGCGCCCCGCCTCCACCGCCGGCCTGCCCAGCGGCACCAACCTCCCGGCCGGCACCACCCCGGGGGTCGCCACCATCCGCCGCACGCCCTCCACCAAGCCCTCCGTCCGACGCACCCTCTCCAACGCCGGCCCCATCCCCATCCGACCCCCCATCGTCCCGGTCAAGACCCCCACGGTGCCCGACTCCCCCGGCTACGCCGGCCCCGCCCGGGTGGGCAGCGAGGAGTGCGTCTTCTACGCCGACGACGCCTCCCTCAACCCCCTGGATTTTGCCAAAGCTTCTCCCAAGAGGCTGAGCCTTCCCAACACGGCTtggggcggcggggccgcggAGATCTCCGTCTACCCCGGGgcctcccagcacctctccgCCGAGGAAGAGGAGGACCAGCAGTTGGCCGCCAACCGCCACAGCTTGGTGGAGAAGATCGGGGAGCTGGTGGCTGGCGCCCACG CTGGGGAAGGTCAATTCCCTTTCCCCACCGCCCTGGCCGAGGAGACCCCCGCGCCCCCCCCGGCCGCCTCCATGGACCCCCCAGCAGAAGACATGCTGGTGGCCATCCGGCGCGGGGTGCGGCTGCGCAGGACCGTCACCAACGACAGGTCGGCCCCGCGGATATCGTGA